One window from the genome of Marispirochaeta aestuarii encodes:
- a CDS encoding glycosyltransferase family protein: MGNRVTGITIFHYHLLPGGVNSVIALSAEAMARHIPELEYMTLVSGTTENTGEVAESIRTRIAGTGVTVKTAVLPDIGYVTGMASSPSVSSIKKHLRRFTGSFWWIHNYHLGKNPQFTQAILEILQEDPHQRLLFHIHDFPECARFENLQRLNTGISLNPYPQGPNVRYALINERDRQLLAQSGISPDDLFLLNNPVRKSGTDVRETPTDTEGIKKRLRTAFPDAGVYDPRGLNLFYPVRTIRRKNVLEAGVWTRLIASSRNEACNLIVTLPGVSSSERRYSGAVEKAYRDGLIPGLWGIGRRLEEAEVNFADLGRSSDLMIASSVQEGFGYLFIESLQWGLPLFARELDVLDGMDGLFDAGSSRFYRSLRIPLSPEQREELRRSYRSKLSGLDEHLPLKSRERLHRQIEEIGLYGHADLALLGVPDQIEILRNLDSPGFIKECLDLNRDELEKLSGLFGRKPAPEKVSSAEEQFSFESFARQVRNIFDSYERSETASPGSVAPEAASQERLIDAFAELRFLLLLYDYNGNS; encoded by the coding sequence ATGGGAAACAGAGTAACGGGAATAACAATCTTCCATTATCACCTGCTCCCCGGCGGAGTAAACAGCGTTATAGCCCTGTCGGCGGAAGCCATGGCACGACATATACCGGAACTGGAGTATATGACCCTGGTCTCAGGGACGACGGAGAATACCGGAGAGGTTGCAGAATCCATAAGAACAAGAATTGCCGGTACCGGGGTGACAGTAAAAACTGCAGTTCTTCCCGATATCGGATATGTGACCGGGATGGCATCTTCTCCATCGGTGTCGAGCATAAAGAAGCATCTGAGAAGGTTTACCGGCAGTTTCTGGTGGATACACAACTACCATCTGGGAAAGAACCCCCAGTTCACCCAGGCGATTCTGGAAATTTTGCAGGAAGATCCCCATCAGCGGCTCCTTTTTCATATTCATGACTTTCCCGAATGCGCCCGCTTCGAAAATCTCCAGCGCCTGAACACCGGAATAAGCCTGAACCCCTACCCCCAGGGCCCCAATGTCCGCTATGCCCTTATAAACGAGCGGGACCGGCAGCTTCTGGCCCAGTCAGGAATTTCCCCGGATGACCTTTTTCTTCTCAACAACCCTGTCCGAAAAAGCGGCACAGATGTCAGGGAAACGCCCACGGACACAGAGGGTATCAAAAAACGGTTACGGACAGCTTTTCCGGATGCAGGGGTCTACGATCCCCGGGGTCTGAACCTTTTCTATCCCGTTCGCACTATCCGGCGCAAGAACGTTCTGGAAGCGGGAGTATGGACACGGTTGATTGCCAGCTCCAGAAACGAAGCCTGCAATCTGATCGTTACCCTGCCGGGGGTTTCAAGCAGCGAACGGCGCTATTCCGGGGCGGTGGAAAAGGCCTACCGGGACGGACTGATTCCCGGGCTCTGGGGCATCGGCAGGCGACTCGAAGAGGCAGAGGTAAATTTCGCCGACCTGGGGCGCTCCTCTGATCTGATGATCGCCAGTTCCGTTCAGGAAGGCTTCGGCTACCTCTTTATCGAATCCCTGCAGTGGGGACTCCCGCTCTTTGCCCGGGAGCTGGATGTTCTGGACGGTATGGATGGTCTTTTCGATGCCGGCTCCAGCAGATTTTATCGGAGCCTCCGGATTCCCCTCTCTCCCGAACAAAGGGAGGAACTGCGCCGGTCATACCGCAGTAAATTGAGCGGACTGGATGAGCATCTTCCTCTGAAATCCAGGGAGAGACTCCACCGGCAAATAGAGGAAATTGGTCTCTACGGCCATGCGGACCTCGCCCTCCTGGGAGTTCCGGACCAGATCGAGATTCTAAGGAATCTTGATTCACCCGGATTCATCAAGGAGTGCCTGGACCTCAACCGCGACGAACTTGAGAAGCTATCCGGACTCTTCGGCCGGAAACCGGCGCCGGAGAAGGTCAGCAGCGCGGAAGAGCAGTTCAGCTTTGAGAGCTTTGCCCGCCAGGTCCGGAACATTTTCGACAGCTACGAGCGTTCGGAAACTGCTTCACCCGGAAGCGTCGCTCCTGAGGCAGCCTCCCAGGAAAGACTGATAGACGCCTTTGCGGAGCTCAGGTTTCTGCTGCTGCTCTACGATTATAACGGGAATTCCTAA
- a CDS encoding sugar phosphorylase: protein MSQSIRELVEFIYGPEKGESVVSALLDRVEKRVAMISAPPVRGEGRLPLNESDSFMITYGDQFRRQDRLPLECLKDFAEEKLSGFLSGIHILPFFPYTSDDGFSISDYEKVHPDWGSWEQVSGIGSSFKLMSDLVLNHCSVSHRWFRGFLEDDPRYRDFFISVDPDTDLSMIVRPRALPLLTPFETATGTKHVWTTFSADQVDLNFACPDVLIEMIDVFLFHVQMGVQVIRLDAIAYLWKEIGHPGIHHPKTHAMVRLFRAIVERYVPWVIILTETNVPHRENISYFGSGDDEAHMIYQFSLPPLTLDAFLREDAGHLRDWAATLPPVDGKTTYFNFLASHDGVGVTPAYGILRDEELSGLIRSVEERGGLVSYKAVKGGKVPYELNINYRDAVAGDQAEPQKIAAKFLAAQSLLLAMPGVPGIYVHSLIGSGNWTEGVRQTGMNRTINRQKLQLDEVLAELSAPSSLRALIFTGYTGMLRIRGEKKAFHPASPFKVLKAEGPVFALLRGDIQRGRVLCLVNAGSRRAYWKVDPAAELSGELTDCLGGQHFNGASDGIDLEPFQVLWLEPLSQP, encoded by the coding sequence ATGTCCCAGTCGATTCGAGAGCTTGTCGAGTTTATTTACGGCCCCGAAAAAGGAGAATCTGTTGTCTCCGCCCTGCTCGACAGAGTAGAAAAGCGGGTTGCCATGATCTCTGCCCCGCCGGTGCGGGGAGAAGGCCGCCTTCCCCTGAATGAGTCGGATTCCTTCATGATTACCTACGGGGATCAGTTCAGGCGGCAGGACAGGCTTCCCCTTGAATGCCTGAAGGATTTTGCAGAGGAGAAACTCTCCGGCTTTCTGTCAGGGATCCACATCCTGCCCTTCTTTCCCTACACCTCCGACGACGGTTTCTCCATCTCCGATTACGAAAAGGTGCATCCCGACTGGGGCAGCTGGGAACAGGTATCGGGAATCGGTTCATCCTTCAAGCTTATGTCCGATCTTGTTCTGAATCACTGTTCCGTATCTCATCGCTGGTTCAGGGGATTCCTGGAGGACGATCCCCGGTACCGGGATTTCTTTATCAGCGTCGACCCGGATACAGACCTCTCCATGATTGTACGTCCCAGGGCCCTGCCGCTTCTGACTCCCTTTGAGACCGCCACGGGGACAAAACACGTATGGACTACATTTTCCGCTGATCAGGTGGACCTGAACTTTGCCTGCCCGGATGTTCTTATCGAGATGATCGATGTCTTCCTGTTTCATGTGCAGATGGGGGTCCAGGTTATCCGCCTGGATGCCATCGCCTACCTGTGGAAGGAAATCGGACACCCCGGCATCCATCATCCCAAAACCCATGCCATGGTGCGCCTCTTCCGCGCCATTGTCGAGAGGTACGTACCCTGGGTCATTATCCTTACCGAAACCAACGTTCCCCATCGGGAGAACATCTCCTACTTCGGCAGCGGGGACGACGAAGCCCACATGATCTACCAGTTCAGCCTGCCCCCCCTTACCCTGGATGCATTTCTGCGGGAGGACGCGGGGCACCTCAGGGACTGGGCCGCCACCCTGCCGCCGGTGGACGGAAAGACCACCTACTTCAACTTCCTCGCCTCCCACGACGGGGTGGGGGTTACCCCGGCCTACGGGATTCTGAGGGACGAGGAGCTTAGCGGACTGATCCGGAGCGTGGAGGAGAGGGGCGGACTGGTCTCCTACAAGGCGGTCAAGGGGGGTAAGGTCCCCTATGAACTGAATATAAATTACCGTGACGCAGTCGCAGGGGACCAGGCGGAACCTCAAAAGATCGCCGCGAAATTCCTGGCGGCCCAGTCCCTGCTTCTGGCCATGCCAGGGGTTCCGGGTATCTACGTCCACAGCCTCATCGGTTCAGGCAACTGGACCGAGGGTGTCCGGCAGACCGGAATGAACCGGACCATAAACCGGCAGAAGCTGCAGCTCGACGAGGTTCTGGCGGAGCTTTCCGCCCCGTCCTCATTGCGGGCCCTGATATTCACGGGATATACCGGGATGCTGAGAATCCGGGGGGAGAAAAAAGCCTTTCATCCGGCTTCTCCCTTCAAGGTGCTGAAAGCGGAGGGCCCTGTCTTTGCCCTTCTTCGGGGAGATATACAACGGGGCAGGGTGCTCTGTCTGGTAAATGCAGGCTCCCGCCGGGCGTACTGGAAGGTGGATCCCGCAGCGGAGCTCTCCGGTGAACTGACCGATTGTCTCGGGGGACAGCATTTTAACGGGGCTTCCGACGGTATAGACCTCGAGCCCTTTCAGGTCCTCTGGCTGGAACCCCTGAGTCAGCCTTGA
- a CDS encoding glycosyltransferase family 4 protein, producing the protein MGKNIGFMSFRISGTDGVSLETKKWAHILERMGHRCFFMAGELDTPPAVSFIAPEAHFQTGEIKEIYQECFNNQFRPPKLTKKLHMYRERLKEEIAAFIGKFSLDVLVPENTLTIPLNIPLGMAITETIAETGIPTIAHHHDFFWERKRFLRNCVWDYFNACYPPHLNSIQHVVINSSAQNQLALRTGINSTLIPNVMDYATPAPGIDDWNRDVRKVFAIDDDELLILQPTRVVQRKGIEHAIELVARLGRKAALVISHASGDEGYEYQQRVHDYADLMKIRAIFVDDLIREKREYTADGRKTYTLYDVYPFADLVTYPSIFEGFGNAFLEAIYFRRPIMVNNYSIYSHDIKPKGFEVIEMDEYLSDRIVALTREILDDPDRVGRMADKNYAIARKYYSYEMAEEALHFLLKTFFGA; encoded by the coding sequence ATGGGAAAAAACATCGGTTTTATGTCTTTCAGGATATCCGGCACCGACGGAGTCTCCCTGGAAACCAAGAAATGGGCCCATATTCTGGAACGCATGGGGCACCGCTGCTTCTTTATGGCGGGAGAACTCGATACCCCTCCGGCAGTCTCCTTTATTGCCCCGGAGGCACATTTTCAGACCGGCGAAATCAAGGAGATATACCAGGAATGCTTCAATAATCAGTTTCGTCCGCCGAAGCTGACCAAGAAGCTCCATATGTACCGGGAGCGTCTCAAGGAAGAGATCGCCGCCTTTATCGGCAAGTTTTCCCTGGATGTGCTGGTTCCGGAAAACACCCTGACCATTCCCCTCAATATTCCCCTGGGAATGGCAATTACCGAGACCATCGCCGAGACCGGAATTCCCACCATTGCCCATCACCATGATTTTTTCTGGGAACGCAAGCGCTTTCTGCGCAACTGTGTCTGGGACTACTTCAACGCCTGTTACCCACCGCACCTGAACAGCATTCAGCACGTGGTCATCAATTCATCCGCCCAGAACCAGCTGGCCCTGAGGACCGGCATAAACTCCACCCTGATTCCGAACGTGATGGATTACGCCACTCCGGCACCGGGGATCGATGACTGGAACCGGGATGTCCGGAAGGTCTTCGCCATCGATGATGACGAACTGCTGATTCTTCAGCCCACCAGGGTAGTACAGCGCAAGGGCATCGAACACGCCATCGAGCTGGTGGCACGGCTTGGACGCAAGGCCGCCCTGGTTATCTCCCACGCCTCCGGCGACGAGGGCTACGAGTATCAGCAGCGGGTCCACGACTACGCCGACCTCATGAAAATTCGAGCCATTTTCGTGGACGACCTTATCCGGGAAAAACGCGAATATACCGCCGACGGCCGGAAGACCTACACCCTCTACGACGTGTATCCCTTTGCGGACCTGGTTACCTACCCCTCCATATTCGAAGGTTTCGGCAACGCCTTTCTGGAGGCCATCTATTTCCGGCGGCCCATCATGGTGAATAACTATTCAATCTACTCCCACGACATCAAACCCAAGGGCTTTGAGGTTATAGAAATGGACGAATACCTGTCGGACCGGATCGTAGCCCTTACCCGGGAGATTCTGGACGATCCCGACCGGGTCGGCCGCATGGCGGATAAAAACTACGCCATCGCCCGGAAGTACTACTCCTACGAGATGGCCGAAGAGGCCCTCCATTTTCTGCTGAAAACCTTTTTCGGCGCCTGA